The DNA region CAAAAATAGCTTTTTCATATGTTTTTTCCATTTTGCATCACCTCTTTTTCTATCATAAGCTGATTATTCGAATAATCCTATTCTTTTGCTTAAAGTCCATTGACATGGGATGGTTCCCACATGATACATTAAACAAAAAGCAAAGGATGTGTGTGTATATGAAAATCATCATAGAAGAAAACTATGAAAAAATGAGCCGTGTAGCCGCAAATGTTTTATTAGGTAAAATGTATCAAAACAAACGAGTAAACTTAGCGATCACAGCAGGATCGACGCCAGTTAAAATGTACGAGTATCTTGTAGAGGATGTCAAAAACAAAGCGTATTTTGATAATGTTCACTACTATAATTTCGATGAAATTCCTTTTAAGAAAAAAGCAGGCTACGGCGTTACGATGTCAAATTTAAACAAACTATTTTTTGAACCAGCAGAAATCGATTCCGATCATATTCACCCGCTTGACGAAAAAAATTACAAAACCCAAGATGCAAGAATTGCCCAAGATGGCGGTTTAGATTTGATTTTACTTGGGATTGGCGCTGACGGTCATTACTGTGGAAATCTGCCAGGAACAACAACCTTTGAAAACTTAACTTCTGTGGTAGATGAAAATGCCACTGAAAATATGAAAGATATTCTGCTTAGCGAAGTTGGCGGAGACGAAAGCGAGCGTCCTGATTTTTATGTAACAATGGGACCGAAAAGCGTCATGCAAGCAAAAGAAATCGTGCTATTTGCTACAGGAGCGAAAAAAGCGAAGATCATTAAACAAGCTTTCTTTGGCCCTGTAACGAATGATGTTCCGGCATCTCTACTTCAAGTTCATCCGAACTTAACCATCATTTTAGATAAGGAAGCCGCTGCAGAACTTGATTAAAACAAAAAAGCTAGAATCGATTACGATTCTAGCTTTTTTTTGTTTATTTATTTAACTCGTTCAACGCATCTTCAGCAGCCATTTGTGCTTCAATATCAGAGATACTGTAGACATTTTCGCTAGCTACGCCGACTTCTTTTGGTTCCATGTTACGGTAACGAGCCATACCAGTACCAGCTGGGATGATCTTACCAATGATAACATTTTCTTTCAATCCAAGTAATGGATCTTTCTTACCGCGAATCGCAGCATCTGTCAACACACGTGTTGTTTCTTGGAATGACGCAGCAGATAAGAAACTGTTTGTTTCCAATGATGCTTTTGTGATTCCTAGTAACACTGGACGGCTTGTTGCAGGAACTCCGCCAGCTACTAATGTATCGTAGTTACGATCTTTAAATTCTGCGATATCAAGTAATGTACCTGGTAAGATTTCAGTATCACCTGGATCCATGACACGAACTTTACGCAGCATTTGACGAACCATTACCTCGATATGTTTATCGCCGATTTCTACCCCTTGCATACGGTACACACGTTGTACTTCACGCAATAAGTAGTTTTCAACAGATAATACATCGCGGACTTGCAGCAATTGTTTCGGATCGATCGAACCTTCTGTCAACGGCTCACCACGATGGATCGTATCGCCTTCAGCAACTTTCATACGAGCAGTATAAGGAACAGTATACGTACGTGTATCTGTTTTCCCTTTGATCGTCACTTCTTTTTGACGCGTTGCAGGATCTTCAGAGATATCGATGACTTCACCAGTAACTTCTGTGATGACTGCTTGCCCTTTCGGATTACGCGCTTCAAAGATTTCTTGGACACGGGGAAGACCTTGAGTGATATCATCACCGGCAACCCCGCCGGTATGGAACGTACGCATTGTCAACTGTGTACCAGGTTCTCCGATTGATTGAGCTGCGATCGTACCAACAGCTTCACCAACTTCAACACCTGAACCAGTTGCTAAGTTACGGCCATAACAGTGTTTACATACACCGTGTTTTGTATTACATGTAAATACGGAACGAATCGTTACTGTTTCGATACCTGCATCTACGATTTCTTTTGCAAGATCTTCTGAGATCAATTGGTCTTCACCAATGATGACTTTACCTGTTTCAGGATGGATCACTGATTTACGAGTGTAACGTCCAAGCAGACGTTCTTCAAGTGTTTCAATGATTTCATTTCCTTCACGGATCGCTTGAATCACTAAACCGCGGTCTGTTCCACAATCGTCTTCACGAATGATCACATCTTGTGCTACGTCAACTAGACGACGAGTCAAGTAACCTGAATCGGCTGTCTTCAAGGCTGTATCGGTCATTCCTTTACGAGCTCCGTGAGTAGAGATAAACATTTCCAAGACAGAAAGTCCTTCACGGAAGTTAGAGATGATCGGCAATTCCATGATACGTCCGTTCGGAGCGGCCATCAATCCACGCATACCAGCAAGCTGAGTAAAGTTGGAGATGTTACCACGGGCTCCAGAATCTGACATCATGAAGATTGGATTTTTCGCATCCATACTTTCGATCAGTTTTTGTTGGATCTCATCTTTCGCAGCATTCCACACGCCGATAACACGTTCATAACGTTCGTCATCTGTGATCAGACCACGACGGAATTGTTTCGTGATATTTTCGACTTGTTTATGCGCATTTTCAATGATTTCTTGTTTTTCATGTAAGACCATGATATCTGCGATACCAACCGTCATACCCGCATGAGTTGAGTGTTTGTAACCTAAGTCTTTCATTCTATCAAGCATCTTAGAAGTTTCAGTGATATGGAATCTCTTGAAGACTTCTGCAATGATATTTCCTAGATTTTTCTTCTTGAATGGCAAGACTAATTCTTGTGCTTTAATGTGGGCAGGAATATCTGTTCCAGCTTCTACAAAGTAGTTGTCCGGCGTTTGGACCGTTAAGTTGTAGTCAGTTGGTTCATTCAAGTAAGGGAATTCTACTGGCATGATT from Enterococcus sp. 9D6_DIV0238 includes:
- a CDS encoding glucosamine-6-phosphate deaminase; the protein is MKIIIEENYEKMSRVAANVLLGKMYQNKRVNLAITAGSTPVKMYEYLVEDVKNKAYFDNVHYYNFDEIPFKKKAGYGVTMSNLNKLFFEPAEIDSDHIHPLDEKNYKTQDARIAQDGGLDLILLGIGADGHYCGNLPGTTTFENLTSVVDENATENMKDILLSEVGGDESERPDFYVTMGPKSVMQAKEIVLFATGAKKAKIIKQAFFGPVTNDVPASLLQVHPNLTIILDKEAAAELD
- the rpoC gene encoding DNA-directed RNA polymerase subunit beta', whose translation is MIDVNKFESMQIGLASPEKIRSWSYGEVKKPETINYRTLKPEREGLFCERIFGPTKDWECACGKYKRIRYKGIVCDRCGVEVTRSKVRRERMGHIELAAPVSHIWYFKGIPSRMGLVLDMSPRALEEIIYFASYVVIDAGDTSLEKKQLLTEREYRDKRDQYGQGFTAAMGAEAVKQLLDSVDLDGEVTQLKEELKSAQGQKRTRAIRRLDILEAFRASGNLPSWMVMDVIPVIPPDLRPMVQLEGGRFATSDLNDLYRRVINRNNRLKRLLDLNAPSIIVQNEKRMLQEAVDALIDNGRRGRPVTGPGNRPLKSLSHMLKGKQGRFRQNLLGKRVDYSGRSVIVVGPNLKMYQCGLPKEMAIELFKPFVMRELVQREIATNIKNAKRKIERGEDEVWDILEEVIQEHPVLLNRAPTLHRLGIQAFEPVLVEGRAIRLHPLVCEAYNADFDGDQMAVHVPLNEEAQAEARMLMLAAQNILNPKDGKPVVTPSQDMVLGNYYLTMEEDEREGEGMIFRDMNEAVLAWRNGYVHLHSRIGVQTTLLGDKPFTDWQKERILITTVGKIIFNEIMPVEFPYLNEPTDYNLTVQTPDNYFVEAGTDIPAHIKAQELVLPFKKKNLGNIIAEVFKRFHITETSKMLDRMKDLGYKHSTHAGMTVGIADIMVLHEKQEIIENAHKQVENITKQFRRGLITDDERYERVIGVWNAAKDEIQQKLIESMDAKNPIFMMSDSGARGNISNFTQLAGMRGLMAAPNGRIMELPIISNFREGLSVLEMFISTHGARKGMTDTALKTADSGYLTRRLVDVAQDVIIREDDCGTDRGLVIQAIREGNEIIETLEERLLGRYTRKSVIHPETGKVIIGEDQLISEDLAKEIVDAGIETVTIRSVFTCNTKHGVCKHCYGRNLATGSGVEVGEAVGTIAAQSIGEPGTQLTMRTFHTGGVAGDDITQGLPRVQEIFEARNPKGQAVITEVTGEVIDISEDPATRQKEVTIKGKTDTRTYTVPYTARMKVAEGDTIHRGEPLTEGSIDPKQLLQVRDVLSVENYLLREVQRVYRMQGVEIGDKHIEVMVRQMLRKVRVMDPGDTEILPGTLLDIAEFKDRNYDTLVAGGVPATSRPVLLGITKASLETNSFLSAASFQETTRVLTDAAIRGKKDPLLGLKENVIIGKIIPAGTGMARYRNMEPKEVGVASENVYSISDIEAQMAAEDALNELNK